In Helianthus annuus cultivar XRQ/B chromosome 9, HanXRQr2.0-SUNRISE, whole genome shotgun sequence, the following are encoded in one genomic region:
- the LOC110877475 gene encoding glutamate receptor 2.8, translating into MEHKINMVSVIFIVSMLLAVDFVAASVTVDKRLREETYSNIPFRKRTMSTTMRHTSRRRRRLSTEENGHVGHDVDICADIIGPEWKISKQGTSPCQTLVVWVPKKTGFTEFVKVNQENKVEGGFSIAIFCYALHFLPFRVQPIFKPFINDKGESNGTYDQLLRHIEGKTCEAVAGDVTVRASRTQYVNFTSPYLSSEVYMLVRASHAWNQTLWTFLKPFTWRLWIAIVGICIYIGLAVAILEYRVSNPKFRVPVYQKVIMVIWFPISTFFFHDGKILNKNTKVVLIMWLSMIFIIVQIFTATLSAWLTLDQMRPRLPTSYENVGYQDGSFLKEFIQQKYNCSGSTPLKGVEEYKTALSSGRVNAIFDELPYIELFLAKYGSSYMKFGPINQESGIAFAFSRESRLLQDFSRSVINVTESDIMMDMKKKYLGFRMPDGSQLNQALPQSLDIESFFFFLTADKILLIVARSYPPNLQLEYCHQNKITPITYNYIC; encoded by the exons ATGGAACATAAAATAAACATGGTGTCTGTTATTTTCATTGTTTCGATGCTTTTGGCTGTTGATTTCGTGGCAGCGAGTGTAACAGTGGATAAAAGATTACGAGAGGAAACGTATTCGAATATTCCATTCAGAAAAAGAACGATGAGTACTACTATGCGACATACATCCCGCAGGCGTAGGAGACTATCTACCGAGGAGAACGGTCATGTAGGACATGATGTAGATATATGTGCAG ACATTATAGGGCCGGAATGGAAGATAAGCAAGCAAGGAACAAGTCCATGCCAAACATTAGTTGTGTGGGTGCCTAAGAAAACAGGCTTCACTGAGTTTGTAAAAGTCAACCAAGAAAATAAAGTTGAGGGTGGATTCTCTATAGCCATATTCTGCTAtgcattacactttttacctttCAGAGTTCAGCCTATCTTCAAACCTTTCATAAATGACAAAGGGGAAAGTAATGGTACATACGATCAACTTCTAAGACACATTGAAGGAAAG ACCTGTGAAGCAGTAGCAGGTGATGTAACAGTGCGTGCCAGTCGAACTCAATACGTTAATTTCACAAGCCCGTACCTGAGCTCTGAGGTTTATATGCTTGTTCGTGCTTCACATGCATGGAACCAAACCTTGTGGACTTTTTTAAAACCATTTACCTGGAGATTATGGATTGCAATAGTCGGTATATGTATCTATATTGGACTTGCAGTTGCAATTCTAGAATACCGTGTTAGCAACCCAAAATTTAGAGTCCCGGTTTATCAGAAAGTCATAATGGTCATCTGGTTTCCTATTTCGACATTCTTCTTCCATGACG GGAAAATACTTAATAAGAACACTAAAGTGGTTCTTATTATGTGGCTAAGTATGATTTTCATAATAGTTCAGATTTTTACGGCTACTTTGTCCGCATGGTTGACACTAGATCAAATGCGTCCCAGATTGCCTACAAGTTATGAAAATGTAGGATACCAAGACGGTTCTTTCCTAAAAGAATTTATACAGCAAAAATACAATTGTTCTGGGTCTACGCCGCTCAAAGGCGTTGAAGAATATAAAACTGCTTTGTCAAGTGGCAGAGTAAATGCTATTTTTGATGAGCTTCCCTACATCGAACTCTTTCTGGCTAAATATGGCTCTAGTTACATGAAGTTTGGACCCATAAACCAGGAGTCCGGAATTGCATTC GCATTCTCTCGTGAATCCAGATTATTACAGGATTTTTCAAGATCAGTAATAAATGTCACAGAAAGTGATATTATGATGGACATGAAGAAAAAATATCTTGGATTCCGTATGCCTGATGGATCACAGCTTAATCAAGCGCTTCCACAAAGTCTTGATattgaaagtttttttttttttttaacggccgaCAAAATTTTATTAATTGTAGCAAGAAGCTACCCGCCAAATTTACAACTAGAGTACTGTCACCAAAATAAAATTACACCGATTACGTACAATTACATATGTTAA